A single genomic interval of Gossypium raimondii isolate GPD5lz chromosome 11, ASM2569854v1, whole genome shotgun sequence harbors:
- the LOC105802610 gene encoding sporulation-specific protein 15 isoform X1 — translation MATKEDEEKPETPIPSKPSPNSKDIVSQPKQNDVSPPSKLSLSPKELIVSAAANISSHPLPTNDPNVWGVLTAISNNARKRQQGMNMLLTADEHCIGRSVKETSFRIDSNSVSAVHCKIYRKRVTNEDTQQSPNCYTSVFLKDTSTNGTYLNWERLRKNSPEFKVQHGDIISFSAPPQHELAFAFVYREVLTSIHSAEGACAKRKADCADELTCENKRLKGIGIGAPEGPISLDDFRSLQRSNRELRKQLEDQVLTIDTLHNENRATVERHENEIKEVKESVATSYLDQIKELQILLDGKQKELVEVNRISAEQKHAIEDLNERLSASLQSCTEANERMKSQKASIAELKVQLDEERDQRREEREKATADLKAAVQRAQFEAQEELQRLSDVYLKRETEKKEVINKLEESLRKSSAQVEDLVSKLEDTRQKLVDSDNKVRQLETQVCEEQKTSANTRKKVEELEHEIKGLRKELETEKQAAREEAWAKVSALELEINATMRDLDYERRRLKGARERIMLRETQLRAFYSTTEEISILFAKQQEQLKAMQRTLEDEENYENTSVDIDLNVPYQNVNGTRVREKALTGHHENSTMREGSTASAQRVNISSDEASVTEKHDCGMRSQDVGENTQEAEFTSADRSVKGIFGFYVDGVGTTRILEGDPIGTEHVLETESLGIEVEPNIDLNRCGTLGGDTMQFDYETNAHESDERVQTTCLDTSVQSQLNKPHETQKCTEDKEAGGTIRTTDLLVSEGFESQANGTNPSVHGENVLPKTRDNDKNRAMVGENQSRSSSEATTSMRNDERQALSEMIGIVAPDLKEQFVGAATSDSGTEDCADSEDGDHNNYRVAAKSGSISDAETEGSDQADMDQKHNDKMDDDDETTSEDSVG, via the exons ATGGCCacaaaagaagatgaagaaaaaccAGAGACACCAATTCCTTCAAAGCCAAGTCCAAACTCCAAGGACATTGTGTCCCAGCCCAAGCAAAACGATGTCTCTCCGCCTTCTAAGTTGTCGTTGAGTCCCAAAGAGTTAATAGTCTCAGCCGCCGCCAACATCTCCTCTCATCCTCTCCCAACCAACGATCCCAACGTTTGGGGCGTTCTCACCGCTATTTCTAACAATGCCCGCAAACGCCAGCAG GGTATGAACATGCTTTTGACTGCGGATGAGCACTGCATTGGTCGATCAGTAAAGGAAACAAGTTTCCGAATTGATTCAAATTCCGTTAGCGCGGTACATTGCAAAATATATAGGAAGAGAGTGACCAATGAAGATACACAGCAGTCCCCCAACTGTTATACATCCGTTTTCTTGAAAGATACAAG caCAAATGGGACCTATCTTAATTGGGAGAGATTGAGAAAGAATAGTCCTGAATTTAAAGTCCAACACGGAGACATCATTTCATTTTCTGCCCCTCCACAACATG AACTTGCTTTTGCGTTTGTATATCGAGAAGTTCTTACCTCTATTCACTCAGCAGAAGGTGCATGTGCAAAAAGAAAAGCtg ATTGTGCAGATGAGCTTACCTGtgaaaacaaaagattaaaaGGTATTGGCATTGGTGCTCCTGAGGGTCCTATATCTCTTGATGATTTTCGGAGTCTTCAGCGGTCAAACAGG GAACTGAGAAAGCAGTTGGAAGATCAGGTGCTTACAATAGATACATTGCATAATGAGAATCGTGCAACCGTTGAGCGTCATGAAAAT GAAATCAAAGAGGTAAAAGAATCAGTTGCGACGTCGTACCTTGATCAGATCAAAGAATTGCAAATTTTGTTAGATGGTAAGCAAAAGGAGCTTGTAGAGGTCAATCGGATATCAGCTGAACAAAAGCATGCTATAGAAGACCTTAATGAAAGACTTAGTGCTTCCCTGCAGTCATGTACTGAAGCAAACGAAAGGATGAAGAG tCAGAAGGCATCTATAGCTGAACTTAAGGTTCAGTTAGATGAAGAGCGGGACCAGAGACGAGAAGAACGAGAAAAAGCTACTGCTGATTTAAAAGCAGCGGTGCAAAGAGCTCAGTTTGAGGCTCAAGAGGAACTGCAACGACTATCAGATGTTTATTTAAAACGAGAAACAGAGAAAAAGGAAGTAATTAATAAGCTTGAG GAATCACTGAGAAAAAGCTCAGCACAAGTGGAAGATCTGGTGTCCAAACTG GAAGACACTAGGCAGAAATTGGTCGATTCTGATAATAAAGTTCGCCAACTAGAAACCCAAGTTTGCGAAGAACAAAAGACCTCTGCAAATACAAGAAAA AAAGTGGAAGAACTTGAACATGAAATAAAAGGATTGAGGAAAGAACTTGAGACTGAAAag CAGGCAGCCCGAGAAGAAGCATGGGCTAAAGTTTCGGCCCTTGAGCTTGAAATAAATGCTACAATGCGAGATCTTGATTATGAGAGGAGGAGGCTAAAAGGTGCCAGGGAAAGAATTATGCTTCG AGAAACACAGCTACGAGCATTTTATTCTACAACTGAGGAAATCTCCATACTGTTTGCAAAGCAGCAAGAACAACTGAAGGCAATGCAGAGAACTCTGGAAGATGAGGAAAATTATGAGAACACATCGGTTGATATTGACCTTAATGTACCGTACCAGAACGTAAATGGAACCAGAGTTAGAGAAAAGGCTCTTACTGGCCATCATGAAAATAGTACCATGAGGGAAGGCTCCACTGCTTCAGCTCAGAGGGTTAATATTTCTAGTGATGAGGCCAGTGTTACTGAGAAGCATGACTGCGGTATGAGAAGTCAAGATGTTGGCGAAAATACACAGGAGGCAGAATTTACAAGTGCTGATCGTTCTGTTAAAGGCATCTTTGGTTTTTACGTTGATGGTGTTGGTACAACACGTATTCTGGAAGGAGATCCCATTGGTACTGAACATGTTCTTGAAACTGAAAGCTTGGGAATTGAGGTTGAACCGAATATTGATTTGAACAGGTGTGGAACTTTAGGTGGAGATACAATGCAGTTTGATTATGAAACTAATGCACATGAAAGTGATGAACGGGTTCAAACAACTTGCCTAGATACTTCAGTACAATCTCAGTTGAATAAACCACACGAGACTCAAAAATGCACAGAAGACAAAGAAGCTGGAGGCACAATCAGGACAACGGACCTTTTAGTTTCAGAAGGTTTTGAGAGTCAGGCCAACGGTACTAATCCTTCTGTCCATGGAGAAAATGTCTTACCTAAAACTAGAGACAATGATAAGAATCGTGCTATGGTAGGTGAGAATCAAAGTAGATCATCTTCCGAGGCTACTACTTCCATGCGTAATGATGAACGTCAAGCATTGAGTGAGATGATTGGAATTGTTGCTCCTGATTTGAAAGAGCAATTTGTGGGTGCTGCTACTTCTGACTCAGGTACTGAAGATTGTGCTGACAGCGAGGATGGTGATCATAATAACTACAGAGTAGCTGCTAAGTCTGGATCAATATCAGATGCAGAAACAGAGGGAAGTGACCAGGCTGATATGGATCAAAAGCATAATGATAAAATGGATGACGATGATGAAACTACAAGTGAAGATTCCGTTGGGTAG
- the LOC105802609 gene encoding protein LITTLE ZIPPER 3 — protein sequence MLVNPSSCCRKRQSKLRHNVRVPRLNRLRRLRTKKMGAVGIKTDMEKKNLKLYMENQIIIQENEKLRKKALLLHQENQTLLAQLQKKLCNPPNQSLKT from the exons ATGTTGGTTAACCCTTCTTCATGCTGCCGAAAACGTCAGTCCAAGCTAAGACATAACGTTCGTGTTCCAAGGCTCAACAG GTTGAGAAGATTAAGGACAAAGAAGATGGGGGCCGTCGGGATTAAAACagatatggaaaaaaaaaacttgaaactGTACATGGAGAATCAGATTATCATACAAGAGAACGAGAAGCTGAGGAAGAAAGCACTTCTTCTTCACCAGGAGAACCAAACCCTGTTGGCTCAGCTACAGAAGAAGTTGTGTAATCCGCCGAATCAGTCCTTAAAAACCTAG
- the LOC105802610 gene encoding putative WEB family protein At1g65010, chloroplastic isoform X2, with product MATKEDEEKPETPIPSKPSPNSKDIVSQPKQNDVSPPSKLSLSPKELIVSAAANISSHPLPTNDPNVWGVLTAISNNARKRQQGMNMLLTADEHCIGRSVKETSFRIDSNSVSAVHCKIYRKRVTNEDTQQSPNCYTSVFLKDTSTNGTYLNWERLRKNSPEFKVQHGDIISFSAPPQHELAFAFVYREVLTSIHSAEGACAKRKADCADELTCENKRLKGIGIGAPEGPISLDDFRSLQRSNRELRKQLEDQVLTIDTLHNENRATVERHENEIKEVKESVATSYLDQIKELQILLDGKQKELVEVNRISAEQKHAIEDLNERLSASLQSCTEANERMKSQKASIAELKVQLDEERDQRREEREKATADLKAAVQRAQFEAQEELQRLSDVYLKRETEKKEVINKLEESLRKSSAQVEDLVSKLEDTRQKLVDSDNKVRQLETQVCEEQKTSANTRKKVEELEHEIKGLRKELETEKAAREEAWAKVSALELEINATMRDLDYERRRLKGARERIMLRETQLRAFYSTTEEISILFAKQQEQLKAMQRTLEDEENYENTSVDIDLNVPYQNVNGTRVREKALTGHHENSTMREGSTASAQRVNISSDEASVTEKHDCGMRSQDVGENTQEAEFTSADRSVKGIFGFYVDGVGTTRILEGDPIGTEHVLETESLGIEVEPNIDLNRCGTLGGDTMQFDYETNAHESDERVQTTCLDTSVQSQLNKPHETQKCTEDKEAGGTIRTTDLLVSEGFESQANGTNPSVHGENVLPKTRDNDKNRAMVGENQSRSSSEATTSMRNDERQALSEMIGIVAPDLKEQFVGAATSDSGTEDCADSEDGDHNNYRVAAKSGSISDAETEGSDQADMDQKHNDKMDDDDETTSEDSVG from the exons ATGGCCacaaaagaagatgaagaaaaaccAGAGACACCAATTCCTTCAAAGCCAAGTCCAAACTCCAAGGACATTGTGTCCCAGCCCAAGCAAAACGATGTCTCTCCGCCTTCTAAGTTGTCGTTGAGTCCCAAAGAGTTAATAGTCTCAGCCGCCGCCAACATCTCCTCTCATCCTCTCCCAACCAACGATCCCAACGTTTGGGGCGTTCTCACCGCTATTTCTAACAATGCCCGCAAACGCCAGCAG GGTATGAACATGCTTTTGACTGCGGATGAGCACTGCATTGGTCGATCAGTAAAGGAAACAAGTTTCCGAATTGATTCAAATTCCGTTAGCGCGGTACATTGCAAAATATATAGGAAGAGAGTGACCAATGAAGATACACAGCAGTCCCCCAACTGTTATACATCCGTTTTCTTGAAAGATACAAG caCAAATGGGACCTATCTTAATTGGGAGAGATTGAGAAAGAATAGTCCTGAATTTAAAGTCCAACACGGAGACATCATTTCATTTTCTGCCCCTCCACAACATG AACTTGCTTTTGCGTTTGTATATCGAGAAGTTCTTACCTCTATTCACTCAGCAGAAGGTGCATGTGCAAAAAGAAAAGCtg ATTGTGCAGATGAGCTTACCTGtgaaaacaaaagattaaaaGGTATTGGCATTGGTGCTCCTGAGGGTCCTATATCTCTTGATGATTTTCGGAGTCTTCAGCGGTCAAACAGG GAACTGAGAAAGCAGTTGGAAGATCAGGTGCTTACAATAGATACATTGCATAATGAGAATCGTGCAACCGTTGAGCGTCATGAAAAT GAAATCAAAGAGGTAAAAGAATCAGTTGCGACGTCGTACCTTGATCAGATCAAAGAATTGCAAATTTTGTTAGATGGTAAGCAAAAGGAGCTTGTAGAGGTCAATCGGATATCAGCTGAACAAAAGCATGCTATAGAAGACCTTAATGAAAGACTTAGTGCTTCCCTGCAGTCATGTACTGAAGCAAACGAAAGGATGAAGAG tCAGAAGGCATCTATAGCTGAACTTAAGGTTCAGTTAGATGAAGAGCGGGACCAGAGACGAGAAGAACGAGAAAAAGCTACTGCTGATTTAAAAGCAGCGGTGCAAAGAGCTCAGTTTGAGGCTCAAGAGGAACTGCAACGACTATCAGATGTTTATTTAAAACGAGAAACAGAGAAAAAGGAAGTAATTAATAAGCTTGAG GAATCACTGAGAAAAAGCTCAGCACAAGTGGAAGATCTGGTGTCCAAACTG GAAGACACTAGGCAGAAATTGGTCGATTCTGATAATAAAGTTCGCCAACTAGAAACCCAAGTTTGCGAAGAACAAAAGACCTCTGCAAATACAAGAAAA AAAGTGGAAGAACTTGAACATGAAATAAAAGGATTGAGGAAAGAACTTGAGACTGAAAag GCAGCCCGAGAAGAAGCATGGGCTAAAGTTTCGGCCCTTGAGCTTGAAATAAATGCTACAATGCGAGATCTTGATTATGAGAGGAGGAGGCTAAAAGGTGCCAGGGAAAGAATTATGCTTCG AGAAACACAGCTACGAGCATTTTATTCTACAACTGAGGAAATCTCCATACTGTTTGCAAAGCAGCAAGAACAACTGAAGGCAATGCAGAGAACTCTGGAAGATGAGGAAAATTATGAGAACACATCGGTTGATATTGACCTTAATGTACCGTACCAGAACGTAAATGGAACCAGAGTTAGAGAAAAGGCTCTTACTGGCCATCATGAAAATAGTACCATGAGGGAAGGCTCCACTGCTTCAGCTCAGAGGGTTAATATTTCTAGTGATGAGGCCAGTGTTACTGAGAAGCATGACTGCGGTATGAGAAGTCAAGATGTTGGCGAAAATACACAGGAGGCAGAATTTACAAGTGCTGATCGTTCTGTTAAAGGCATCTTTGGTTTTTACGTTGATGGTGTTGGTACAACACGTATTCTGGAAGGAGATCCCATTGGTACTGAACATGTTCTTGAAACTGAAAGCTTGGGAATTGAGGTTGAACCGAATATTGATTTGAACAGGTGTGGAACTTTAGGTGGAGATACAATGCAGTTTGATTATGAAACTAATGCACATGAAAGTGATGAACGGGTTCAAACAACTTGCCTAGATACTTCAGTACAATCTCAGTTGAATAAACCACACGAGACTCAAAAATGCACAGAAGACAAAGAAGCTGGAGGCACAATCAGGACAACGGACCTTTTAGTTTCAGAAGGTTTTGAGAGTCAGGCCAACGGTACTAATCCTTCTGTCCATGGAGAAAATGTCTTACCTAAAACTAGAGACAATGATAAGAATCGTGCTATGGTAGGTGAGAATCAAAGTAGATCATCTTCCGAGGCTACTACTTCCATGCGTAATGATGAACGTCAAGCATTGAGTGAGATGATTGGAATTGTTGCTCCTGATTTGAAAGAGCAATTTGTGGGTGCTGCTACTTCTGACTCAGGTACTGAAGATTGTGCTGACAGCGAGGATGGTGATCATAATAACTACAGAGTAGCTGCTAAGTCTGGATCAATATCAGATGCAGAAACAGAGGGAAGTGACCAGGCTGATATGGATCAAAAGCATAATGATAAAATGGATGACGATGATGAAACTACAAGTGAAGATTCCGTTGGGTAG
- the LOC105802611 gene encoding fasciclin-like arabinogalactan protein 10: protein MGAFHRLNLLHFTLSLVVIAVNGHNITAILEGFPDYSVYNSFLTQTKLADEINTRETITCLVLNNGAMSALTSKHPLSVVKNILSLHVLLDYYDPQKLHKISDGTTLTTTLYQTTGNAPGNLGFVNITDLQGGKVGFGSAIPGSKLDSSYTKSVKQIPYNISILEISAPIIAPGILTAPAPSSSGVNITGLLEKAGCKTFASLLTSSGVLKTYESALDKGLTVFAPSDEAFKAEGVPDLGKLTNAEQVSLLEYHASPDYKPKGTLKTTKDPISTLATNGAGKYDLTVTTAGDSVTLHTGVGPSRVAEAVFDSPPVAIFTVDNVLLPSELFGKSPSPAPAPEPVSSPSPTPSLSPSPSPMSEAPSPLAASPPAPPTGTPVGSPADSPAGSSENSTSDNAAGHVSAPLLGTIIFTVFATVVSSVILS from the coding sequence ATGGGCGCATTTCACCGACTCAACTTGCTCCATTTCACGCTCTCTTTAGTTGTCATTGCCGTCAATGGCCACAATATAACGGCCATTCTCGAAGGTTTTCCAGATTACTCTGTTTACAATAGTTTCCTCACCCAAACAAAGCTGGCCGATGAGATTAACACCCGAGAGACCATCACTTGCCTTGTCCTCAACAATGGGGCTATGTCTGCCCTCACATCCAAACACCCCCTTTCCGTCGTCAAAAACATCCTCAGCCTTCACGTTCTTCTGGACTACTATGACCCCCAAAAGCTCCACAAAATCTCTGATGGCACTACCCTCACCACCACGCTTTACCAAACTACTGGTAATGCCCCTGGAAACCTTGGTTTCGTCAACATCACCGACCTCCAAGGTGGCAAAGTCGGCTTCGGCTCCGCAATTCCTGGCTCCAAACTCGACTCATCTTACACCAAGTCTGTTAAGCAGATTCCCTACAATATCTCTATCCTTGAGATCAGCGCTCCGATTATCGCTCCGGGTATCTTAACGGCTCCGGCCCCGTCGTCTTCTGGCGTCAACATTACCGGTTTGCTTGAAAAAGCCGGCTGCAAGACTTTTGCTAGTTTGCTTACCAGCAGTGGCGTGCTTAAGACTTACGAGTCGGCGCTTGATAAAGGGTTGACCGTTTTTGCTCCGTCCGATGAAGCTTTTAAAGCTGAAGGTGTCCCTGATTTGGGCAAGCTCACCAATGCAGAACAAGTCTCACTTCTAGAGTATCACGCCTCGCCGGATTACAAACCTAAGGGAACGTTGAAGACGACGAAGGACCCGATCAGTACATTGGCGACTAACGGCGCTGGAAAGTACGATCTGACAGTTACAACCGCCGGCGACTCGGTGACACTACACACAGGGGTTGGCCCATCCAGGGTCGCCGAAGCAGTTTTTGACTCACCGCCGGTCGCCATTTTCACCGTTGACAACGTTTTGCTCCCTTCTGAGCTGTTCGGCAAGTCACCGTCGCCAGCACCAGCCCCGGAACCAGTTTCTTCGCCTTCACCGACACCATCTTTATCTCCAAGCCCATCCCCAATGTCTGAAGCACCGTCACCACTTGCAGCTTCACCACCAGCTCCACCAACTGGCACCCCCGTCGGATCCCCGGCCGATTCGCCAGCTGGCTCGTCAGAGAACAGCACATCGGATAATGCCGCCGGTCACGTGAGTGCTCCTCTTTTGGGCACCATCATTTTCACCGTCTTTGCCACTGTCGTTTCATCAGTTATCTTGTCCTGA